TTGTACTCCTTGGCAAACGCGTAGCCAGCCCACATAATCACAAGCCGAGGGGTCGATTCGAGATAGTCCCGAAAGCCCGAACCTCCGTACTTCGTCTTGGAGTTCATTTGCTTGGTGGCCTCCCACGACTGGTACTCACGCGGAAAGCTCGCGCCCCACACCGAGTTGTCGGCCTCCCAGTCAGGGATGTCCTTCATAAACTGGAGCCGTGCGGGAATCGACTCCATGCGCCGTTCGCCGATCGAGGCTGCGAGAAGCCCGAGCGCGACCACGCCCAGCGCGGAGCCTCCAAATACAAGCCAGCCCCAAGCGGATGATCGCCGGGTGGGAGCGTCGTGTGAGGTCGGTTTGTCGTTCATTTGTTGTCTCTCAAGAAGGAGGGCGAAACGGGCGGCAACGGAGGGACTGCTGCGTTCGGAGTCGAGTTCAGGCTGCTGATTCGGCCGTGCGGCACCTCGCGGTGGCACTCGATGCAGGGCCGAGTGGAGCCGCTATGCACGTCGGCCGCGATGGTTTGGATCGTCGTCGTGTGGCATCGAATGCAGTTCTCTTGAATCACTGTCTTCGAGGCCTCGCGCGCCCGGATGACTTGGGGTTCGAGCCGAAACGTGAACATGAAGGAATGGCGCCCCCCATCCATCGCTTTGAACCAGTACTTCCGGACCACGTTGTCATGGGGCACATGGCAGTCATTGCAGGTGGCAACCCGGCCGTGGCTGGAGTGCTGCCAAGTCGCGTATTGGGGCGTCATGATGTGGCAGTTGATGCACGCCTTGGGGTCGTCAGAAAGGTAGCTCAGTCCGTTGGAGGTGTAGCCGACCCAGCCGGCCGCCGCCGTGAAAGCTCCCAAGCTCGCCATCCCGGCCAAGCGCAGCTTCGGCGGCATGAAACCAAGGCCCAAGATCGAGCGCAATCGCATCATCACCTCTAGGGTGAGAATGTACCTCCCCGGACGCCATGATGGGAGTCATATCGCCCCCCTTCTCGGCTCGCGGCAAATCGATTCCGGCTTGGCCGCGCAACCAACTTGGGCGTACGCAAATCTCAGGCCCCCAGCGCCGACATCACTCTTTGCTCGAACGAATCGGACCCTCCAGCGTGACCTCCGCGCTCTGTCCTGGAGCGAGCGTGACGGGCTGAATCGAGGGGTTGACTGGCGTTACCTCCACCCGGCCCTCGGTCACTCGAACGGTCGCAACCCCAGTCTGCTTGTGAAAGCGCACCGTGAACTTGGTTCCCCTTACGCCGCAGGTAGCCGTAGGGGTCTTGACATCGAAGCTCGACGGGCGTTCCACCGAGCGGTTTACCGAAGCGGAAATCTCACCGCCTCGGATCCAAAGGCGCGTCTGGACAGCCGCGCCGGCATCGATGAAGCAGAGGACCTTCATGTCCGTCAGTTCGGATACGTCAACGACGGTACCGTCTTCAAAGCGGAGTTTCACGCTTGAATCCATGCCGGTCACGATCCGATCCCACCGATTGATGCGGTCGCCGGGCTTCAACTCATAGGCCCGCGAATCGTCACCCCCAGGCGAAAGCTCGACCTCTCCGACAACGGCCAGCACCTCCACCCTGCCGGGACGCGCCTCTGCCTTGACCTCGGATTTCGTTTCCTCGTAGATGTAAGTCAGGCTGAACCCGGAAAGGGTCTGTACGACGCCCGTATGGCCGCTTATCGAGAAGCTACGGTAGTTCTTGCCCCCCTCTGACCACTTTCGAACTAAGCTGTTTGCGGCGAACGAGGTCTCAATCGAAACCTCGACGCTCAGTGAGTGGTTGCCCGCCGTGGGCCAGGGGCCGGGATCGCCCTTCCCCACCGTCTTGGGGCTGCCGATGAGATTGACGCCCACGTTGAGGTTGTACACCGTCGACTTCAGGTTCCATGAGGCGTCGAGTCGCGCGCTGGCCGAAAACGTCTGCTGATCGTTCTCCACTCGGTCGGGGATCGAAATCGACAGCTTCCCAGTCGAAGTGAACGAAGGCTGGCTCGTGTTGATGTCCATCGACTTCAGCCCGCCTTCGACCCGCGAGG
The genomic region above belongs to Candidatus Nitrosymbiomonas proteolyticus and contains:
- a CDS encoding cytochrome c-type protein NrfH: MRLRSILGLGFMPPKLRLAGMASLGAFTAAAGWVGYTSNGLSYLSDDPKACINCHIMTPQYATWQHSSHGRVATCNDCHVPHDNVVRKYWFKAMDGGRHSFMFTFRLEPQVIRAREASKTVIQENCIRCHTTTIQTIAADVHSGSTRPCIECHREVPHGRISSLNSTPNAAVPPLPPVSPSFLRDNK
- a CDS encoding FecR protein; translated protein: MANLNVSCGSILRMSFLWVAALLIVALSPLASAQTHYKLVRTEVTKHVAGGQPETSRVEGGLKSMDINTSQPSFTSTGKLSISIPDRVENDQQTFSASARLDASWNLKSTVYNLNVGVNLIGSPKTVGKGDPGPWPTAGNHSLSVEVSIETSFAANSLVRKWSEGGKNYRSFSISGHTGVVQTLSGFSLTYIYEETKSEVKAEARPGRVEVLAVVGEVELSPGGDDSRAYELKPGDRINRWDRIVTGMDSSVKLRFEDGTVVDVSELTDMKVLCFIDAGAAVQTRLWIRGGEISASVNRSVERPSSFDVKTPTATCGVRGTKFTVRFHKQTGVATVRVTEGRVEVTPVNPSIQPVTLAPGQSAEVTLEGPIRSSKE